In Halarcobacter bivalviorum, a genomic segment contains:
- a CDS encoding COG3400 family protein, which produces MKKILIILDGIVAKKLMRRIVESNTTENNYDVVYMNDAIVPDQKPSNFTFYKFDPTSESKLAMVLDKDIHVQALIALNSKDEMLNVIKNIKARKNTLHISILDYWGIEIEDPYINIYKGIEVLANGMVERLPNIPVMAQNIGLKQGEIMEIKIPFGSSYAYRYIGSIEQNEWKIFGLYRGERLINIKPSLILKPNDTILVIGKPTVLMQVYNAIGKSQGQFPMPFGHHLYFYLDMYIQTKQRIMDVVKEVKYLNQMFKNTKMIIRITRPTTVGILDYIKESFKDDDSVLIRIDYHYIDMRRHLKNDMKKYDIGMVILTNEMFRVKEYAREIKTLKVPIFKLGEELTGSIKKTTVIVNDINSYEQISPVIFDVASQLKTKTKIFDMDPIGEETDKTTLLNHFENLAKIFNQKVEIISNDENPIRELKKQSNTLQILPLKDEMFKQRFSWKFLYTNPDLISFDMKKYSQLLIPVIEE; this is translated from the coding sequence ATGAAAAAGATATTAATTATTCTTGATGGAATTGTTGCTAAGAAATTAATGCGTAGAATTGTTGAGTCTAATACGACTGAAAACAATTATGATGTAGTTTATATGAATGATGCAATTGTTCCAGATCAAAAACCATCAAATTTTACATTTTATAAATTTGATCCAACATCTGAATCTAAGTTAGCAATGGTACTTGACAAAGATATTCACGTACAAGCCTTAATTGCACTTAATTCAAAAGATGAAATGTTAAATGTTATTAAAAATATTAAAGCTAGAAAAAATACTTTACATATCTCTATTTTAGATTATTGGGGGATTGAAATAGAGGATCCGTATATTAATATTTATAAAGGGATTGAAGTATTAGCAAATGGTATGGTTGAAAGACTTCCGAATATTCCTGTAATGGCACAAAATATTGGATTAAAGCAGGGTGAGATTATGGAGATTAAGATTCCATTTGGAAGCTCATATGCTTATAGATATATTGGCTCAATTGAACAAAATGAGTGGAAGATATTTGGTCTTTATAGAGGGGAAAGATTAATAAATATTAAACCTTCTTTGATTTTAAAACCAAATGATACAATTCTTGTAATTGGTAAACCAACAGTTTTAATGCAAGTTTATAATGCAATAGGAAAATCACAAGGACAGTTTCCTATGCCATTTGGACATCATCTTTATTTTTATTTAGATATGTACATCCAAACAAAACAAAGAATTATGGATGTGGTAAAAGAGGTTAAATATCTAAATCAAATGTTTAAAAATACTAAGATGATTATTAGAATTACACGACCTACAACAGTTGGTATTTTAGACTATATTAAAGAGAGTTTTAAAGATGATGACTCTGTTTTAATTAGAATAGATTATCACTATATTGATATGCGAAGACATTTAAAAAATGATATGAAAAAATATGATATTGGTATGGTGATTCTTACAAATGAGATGTTTAGAGTTAAAGAGTATGCAAGGGAGATAAAAACTCTAAAAGTACCAATTTTTAAATTAGGTGAAGAGCTAACTGGAAGTATCAAAAAAACAACAGTTATCGTAAATGATATAAATTCATATGAACAGATTTCTCCTGTTATTTTTGATGTGGCAAGTCAATTAAAAACAAAAACAAAGATTTTTGATATGGACCCAATAGGGGAAGAGACTGATAAAACAACTCTTTTAAACCATTTTGAAAATTTAGCAAAAATATTTAATCAAAAAGTAGAAATAATCTCAAATGACGAGAATCCTATTAGAGAGTTAAAAAAACAGAGTAATACTCTACAAATTTTACCTCTAAAAGATGAGATGTTTAAACAGAGATTCTCTTGGAAGTTTTTATATACAAACCCAGATTTGATCTCATTTGATATGAAAAAATATAGCCAGTTATTAATCCCAGTTATTGAAGAGTAA
- a CDS encoding type II secretion system F family protein — MDKTALIFILAPLLLAVLIISVLLILQRRKQQKNIILLSQLDNKAIIDAQHKNKRVDNDFNLKLIQAGITQKEYMEAKLLFSLIGIIILGVLPFFLPLMYGIISVVVGVLAIVFGGKIYINIAKAERVEKIDRDLGVFLDLVNVILEAGGSLKNAFFEVSRRAQGIIDNELLKEISILEYEMTNYSTKVAYENLKNRVDSKELAKIIDFLILSEETGIGVKNIFAMQSDEMRQEKFYKIKGKVNTLNMYLMLIIFLFVLPAFGAFIVFPIMGGTLTIGI, encoded by the coding sequence ATGGATAAAACAGCTTTAATATTTATATTAGCACCACTGTTACTTGCAGTACTTATTATTTCAGTACTTTTAATTCTACAAAGAAGAAAACAACAAAAAAATATTATTCTTCTTTCTCAACTTGATAATAAAGCTATTATTGATGCTCAACATAAAAATAAGAGAGTTGATAATGATTTTAATTTAAAATTAATTCAAGCTGGAATTACTCAAAAAGAATATATGGAAGCAAAATTACTTTTCTCTTTAATTGGAATAATAATCCTTGGAGTTTTACCATTTTTTCTTCCTTTAATGTATGGAATAATCAGTGTTGTTGTTGGAGTTTTAGCAATTGTTTTTGGTGGAAAAATCTATATAAATATTGCAAAAGCAGAGAGAGTAGAAAAGATAGATAGAGATTTAGGTGTATTTTTAGATTTAGTAAATGTTATTTTAGAAGCTGGAGGAAGTTTAAAAAATGCCTTTTTTGAAGTTTCACGAAGGGCACAAGGAATAATTGATAATGAGTTATTAAAAGAGATATCAATTTTAGAGTATGAGATGACAAACTACTCTACAAAAGTAGCATATGAAAATCTAAAAAATAGAGTTGATAGTAAAGAGTTAGCAAAAATTATTGATTTTTTAATTTTAAGTGAAGAGACAGGAATTGGTGTAAAAAATATTTTTGCAATGCAATCAGATGAGATGAGACAAGAGAAATTTTACAAAATAAAAGGAAAGGTAAACACTTTAAATATGTATTTAATGCTTATTATTTTTCTTTTTGTTTTACCAGCTTTTGGAGCATTTATAGTTTTCCCTATTATGGGGGGAACATTAACTATTGGAATATAA
- a CDS encoding Tad domain-containing protein, with translation MRTFEENKKRAVVDQILLWIVLFIVFVGFLFFVIDYSNAIKVKDNGDALADYAARMVALGKTNSEVVEGLNNIKEDYIATISEDDLNCVEDAASTNYQVIVNIYASLNNSFISAGNNNVHSRTVVFNEASEVQKECSLTLTFN, from the coding sequence ATGAGAACTTTTGAAGAAAATAAAAAACGAGCAGTAGTAGACCAAATACTATTATGGATAGTACTATTTATTGTATTTGTAGGTTTTTTATTTTTTGTAATTGATTATTCTAATGCAATTAAAGTTAAAGACAATGGAGATGCTTTAGCAGATTATGCAGCGAGAATGGTTGCTTTAGGAAAAACAAATAGTGAAGTTGTTGAGGGCTTAAATAATATTAAAGAGGATTATATTGCAACAATTTCAGAAGATGATTTAAATTGCGTAGAAGATGCAGCTTCTACAAATTATCAAGTAATTGTAAATATCTATGCAAGTTTAAATAATAGTTTTATTTCAGCAGGAAACAACAATGTACATTCACGAACAGTTGTTTTTAATGAAGCAAGTGAAGTTCAAAAAGAGTGTTCTTTAACACTAACTTTTAATTAG
- the murC gene encoding UDP-N-acetylmuramate--L-alanine ligase, producing the protein MKVHFIGIGGIGLSALARFLKNDGYEVCGSDIKSSPITKALEEEGIKVSCPQDAKNISDDLDIVIYSAAVTDENPELIEARLKQIRTISRKEALPIILGDKKNYCVAGAHGKSTTTAILASILESSALIGAISKDFGSNFRYVNDLVSFEADESDASFLLSNPYCSIVTNAEPEHMEYYQYDYEKFFEAYKKFINLAAKRVLNAEDEYIKKLEIEEATYLYPSVDIKNLSYLLKDGEPHTRFELKDFGSFEVWGFGYHIAIDASLAILAALNEIDIEQIRKNISNYKGIKKRFDIVQKNDKLVVVDDYAHHPTEIEATMKSVEVYDNLTNIDKRIVIWQPHKYSRTHDNLEGFKRCFRRCDELVILPIWTIPGEQKLEIDFEKEFALYNPIFADKIRTSDGKVELIKDEKVIHEYSDGIVLGVGAGDITYQLRHN; encoded by the coding sequence ATGAAAGTACATTTTATAGGTATTGGTGGAATAGGTCTTTCTGCCTTAGCAAGATTTTTAAAAAATGATGGTTATGAAGTTTGTGGTTCAGATATAAAAAGTTCACCAATTACTAAAGCTTTAGAAGAAGAGGGGATTAAAGTTTCATGCCCTCAAGATGCAAAAAATATTAGTGATGATTTAGATATTGTAATCTATTCTGCTGCTGTTACAGATGAAAATCCTGAGTTAATAGAAGCAAGATTAAAACAGATTAGAACTATTTCAAGAAAAGAAGCTTTACCTATTATTTTAGGAGATAAGAAAAACTATTGTGTTGCAGGAGCTCATGGTAAATCAACTACAACAGCAATCTTAGCTTCAATCTTAGAAAGTTCAGCTTTAATTGGAGCTATCTCAAAGGATTTTGGTTCTAACTTTAGATATGTAAATGATTTAGTATCTTTTGAAGCTGATGAATCTGACGCAAGCTTTTTACTTTCAAATCCTTATTGTTCAATTGTTACAAATGCTGAACCAGAACATATGGAATACTATCAATATGATTATGAAAAGTTTTTTGAAGCCTATAAAAAGTTTATTAATTTAGCTGCTAAAAGAGTCTTAAATGCAGAAGATGAGTATATTAAAAAACTTGAAATAGAAGAGGCAACTTATCTTTATCCAAGTGTAGATATTAAAAACTTATCATATCTTCTAAAAGATGGAGAACCACATACTAGATTTGAGTTAAAAGATTTTGGTTCTTTTGAAGTTTGGGGGTTTGGATACCATATTGCAATAGATGCTTCTTTAGCAATTTTAGCTGCTTTAAATGAGATAGATATTGAACAAATTAGAAAAAATATTTCTAACTATAAGGGAATAAAAAAGAGATTTGATATTGTTCAAAAAAATGATAAGCTTGTGGTAGTAGATGATTATGCACACCATCCAACAGAAATTGAAGCTACAATGAAATCTGTTGAGGTTTATGATAACTTAACAAATATTGATAAAAGAATAGTTATTTGGCAACCACACAAATATAGTAGAACACATGATAACTTAGAAGGTTTTAAAAGGTGTTTTAGAAGATGTGATGAACTTGTAATTTTACCTATCTGGACAATTCCTGGAGAGCAAAAATTAGAGATTGATTTTGAAAAAGAGTTTGCTTTATATAATCCTATTTTTGCAGATAAAATAAGAACAAGTGATGGAAAAGTAGAACTTATTAAAGATGAAAAAGTTATTCACGAATATAGTGATGGAATAGTTCTTGGTGTTGGTGCAGGAGATATAACTTATCAATTAAGACACAATTAA
- a CDS encoding succinyldiaminopimelate transaminase translates to MKFEQYPFEKLTELLKDITPNENYELSALTIGEPKFETPQFIQDELKNTTSLLQKYPASAGLPELKEAMLSFVKNRFNVELEMSEIIPTFGTREVLFNFPQFALFDKKNPVIAFTNPFYQIYEGAAIASRAEVIHIDLLKENNFKAELSDEELKRCDLVILNYPNNPTSAEMTKEELGLWVKKALEFDFILVNDECYSEIYFDENNKPVSLLEASIEVGNSSFKNVLVMNSISKRSSAPGLRSGFIAGDKNILEEYMQYRTYVGCASPVPLQKAAAVAWNETSHVDEFRKIYKRNFELAYEILGVKAPQATFYIWLEVEDELEFTRNLYREKNIKVLPGSFLGRNGIGKGYVRIALVENEKKTEEVLKRLKDFIDG, encoded by the coding sequence ATGAAATTTGAACAATACCCTTTTGAAAAGTTAACAGAACTTTTAAAAGATATTACACCAAATGAAAACTATGAGTTATCAGCTTTAACAATAGGTGAACCAAAATTTGAAACACCTCAGTTTATTCAAGATGAATTAAAAAATACAACATCACTTTTACAAAAATATCCAGCAAGTGCAGGTTTACCAGAACTTAAAGAGGCAATGCTCTCTTTTGTAAAAAACAGATTTAATGTAGAACTTGAAATGAGTGAAATAATACCTACTTTTGGTACAAGAGAGGTACTTTTTAATTTTCCTCAATTTGCATTATTTGATAAAAAAAATCCAGTAATTGCTTTTACAAACCCTTTTTACCAAATTTATGAAGGTGCCGCAATAGCAAGTAGGGCAGAGGTTATTCATATTGATTTATTAAAAGAGAATAATTTCAAAGCAGAACTTAGTGATGAAGAGCTAAAAAGATGTGATTTAGTTATTTTAAATTATCCAAATAATCCTACATCAGCAGAGATGACAAAAGAAGAGTTAGGTCTTTGGGTTAAAAAGGCTTTAGAGTTTGATTTTATTTTAGTAAATGATGAGTGTTATTCAGAAATCTATTTTGATGAGAATAATAAACCAGTATCTTTACTTGAAGCAAGTATTGAAGTGGGAAATAGCTCTTTTAAAAATGTACTTGTAATGAACTCTATCTCAAAAAGAAGTTCGGCTCCAGGTCTAAGATCTGGTTTTATTGCAGGGGATAAAAATATTTTAGAAGAGTATATGCAATATAGAACTTATGTAGGTTGTGCTTCTCCTGTTCCCTTACAAAAAGCAGCCGCAGTTGCTTGGAATGAAACATCTCATGTAGATGAATTTAGAAAAATTTATAAAAGAAATTTTGAACTTGCATATGAGATTTTAGGAGTAAAAGCTCCTCAAGCTACTTTTTATATCTGGCTTGAAGTAGAAGATGAGCTAGAGTTTACTAGAAATCTTTATAGAGAAAAAAATATAAAAGTTTTACCAGGAAGTTTCTTAGGAAGAAATGGAATCGGTAAAGGATATGTAAGAATTGCACTTGTAGAAAATGAAAAGAAAACTGAAGAAGTATTAAAAAGATTAAAGGATTTTATTGATGGATAA
- the nhaA gene encoding Na+/H+ antiporter NhaA has product MKILVKKFMKNESTSGLILIFVTIIALALRNSDFSGFYTTFLHTQITFKIGAILDIDKPLILWINDGLMAIFFLLIGLEIKRELLAGHLSSASKVALPAIAALGGMVVPAIIFLIFNYGDDFALRGWAIPTATDIAFALGILSLLGKRIPTTLKIFLMALAIFDDLGAILIIAVFYTADLSFHAISMAVICILFLIILNRFHVTRLGFYWITGAVLWIFVLKSGVHATLAGIIVAFTIPLNAVNEKRKRVSPAKSLEHHIHYWVAFYILPLFAFVNAGVDLSGISFEKITTGVSLGIILGLFVGKQVGVFLFTYLAVKYKLAKLPKCATWSQIYGVSILTGVGFTMSLFINSLAYNESDIFYHTDKLGILIGSFLSGILGYLVLRFTKSKRVCNLD; this is encoded by the coding sequence ATGAAAATATTAGTTAAAAAATTTATGAAAAATGAGTCAACCTCTGGACTTATTTTAATTTTCGTTACAATAATTGCTTTAGCTCTAAGAAATTCTGATTTCTCAGGATTTTATACCACATTCTTACATACACAAATTACTTTTAAAATAGGTGCAATCTTAGATATTGATAAACCTTTAATTCTTTGGATAAATGATGGATTAATGGCAATTTTCTTTTTACTTATAGGTTTAGAAATAAAAAGAGAACTTCTTGCTGGACACCTCTCTTCAGCTTCCAAAGTAGCCTTGCCTGCAATTGCTGCTTTAGGAGGAATGGTTGTTCCTGCAATTATCTTTTTAATCTTTAATTATGGAGATGATTTTGCCCTAAGAGGTTGGGCAATTCCAACAGCTACTGATATTGCCTTTGCTCTTGGTATTTTATCTCTTTTAGGAAAAAGAATCCCAACAACTTTAAAAATATTTTTAATGGCACTTGCTATTTTTGATGACTTAGGTGCTATTTTAATTATTGCAGTTTTTTATACCGCTGACTTATCTTTTCATGCAATCTCAATGGCAGTTATCTGTATCTTATTTTTAATTATATTAAATAGATTTCATGTAACAAGATTAGGCTTTTATTGGATAACAGGTGCTGTTCTTTGGATTTTTGTTTTAAAGTCAGGAGTCCATGCTACCTTAGCTGGAATAATTGTTGCTTTTACTATTCCTTTAAATGCAGTAAATGAAAAACGAAAAAGAGTCTCTCCTGCTAAATCCTTAGAACATCATATTCATTATTGGGTTGCATTTTATATTTTACCTCTTTTTGCTTTTGTAAATGCAGGAGTAGATTTAAGTGGAATCTCTTTTGAAAAAATAACTACAGGGGTATCTTTAGGGATTATTTTAGGTTTATTTGTAGGAAAACAAGTGGGAGTATTTCTATTTACTTATTTAGCAGTAAAATATAAATTAGCAAAATTACCTAAATGTGCTACTTGGTCTCAAATATATGGAGTATCCATCTTGACAGGAGTAGGTTTTACAATGAGTCTGTTTATTAACTCATTAGCTTATAATGAATCAGATATCTTTTATCATACAGATAAATTAGGAATTTTAATAGGTTCTTTTTTATCTGGAATCTTAGGTTATTTGGTTCTTCGTTTTACAAAATCAAAAAGAGTTTGTAATTTAGATTAG
- a CDS encoding type II and III secretion system protein, translating to MSSLIKYFLSVILVSSILFSNELLQKELYDQNLSIAKGSFKVFEFEKRIQSIKVSDETFLEVDFINDYNRPLQAIKVFTKKLGNGNILITFADASSLHIDINITENLKSIVEVARQISPNLVVKQTNGKIILQGKTQNQKTKEKILDLFSKAGVSLKEDLVDLVELENPDKMIRVKLYAVEINNDKGLDLKNNWFVSSKNYMKVETDAGKYYNEPLDAYGAGYKTQSYKEVTDVNGNTYIVPESWSTISSKDRSLANNQRNVLVNDAIDNLMKEAVSLTGGLTGAANYLGKYFNVGLTLNYLSTKGVAQVLDETTLLTLENKEASFLAGGTLNIKTQTTTAEGLPTTALKEIKYGLQLDINAQNIVDDNFINLNIVTKSSNADFANTVDGIPNITEKSIVTNVVVENRSTIVLGGLINRTSADDIEKIPLLGDIPILGFLFTSKSFKEGKSELVFFITPEIVDPRSNNQGDEFKDKTSFTEIIDKKFDAEVDEIKKEKGIKEDEKSKDEKSSN from the coding sequence ATGTCAAGTTTAATTAAATATTTTTTATCAGTTATCTTAGTAAGTTCAATTCTTTTTTCAAATGAACTGCTACAAAAAGAGTTGTATGACCAAAATCTTTCAATAGCAAAAGGTTCATTCAAGGTTTTTGAGTTTGAAAAAAGAATTCAAAGTATAAAAGTTAGTGATGAAACTTTTTTAGAAGTTGATTTTATAAATGACTATAATAGACCTCTTCAAGCAATTAAAGTCTTTACAAAAAAACTAGGTAATGGAAATATCTTAATCACTTTTGCAGATGCAAGTTCTTTACATATTGATATAAATATTACAGAAAATTTAAAAAGTATAGTTGAGGTTGCAAGACAGATAAGTCCTAACTTAGTTGTAAAACAGACTAATGGAAAGATAATCTTACAAGGGAAAACTCAAAATCAAAAAACAAAAGAGAAAATTCTTGATTTATTTTCAAAAGCAGGAGTTAGTCTAAAAGAGGATTTAGTAGATTTAGTAGAACTTGAAAATCCAGATAAGATGATTAGGGTAAAACTTTATGCTGTTGAGATTAACAATGATAAAGGTTTAGACTTAAAAAATAATTGGTTTGTTTCAAGTAAAAACTATATGAAAGTAGAAACTGATGCTGGAAAATATTATAATGAACCTTTAGATGCTTATGGAGCAGGTTATAAAACACAATCATATAAAGAAGTAACTGATGTAAATGGAAACACTTATATTGTTCCTGAATCATGGTCAACAATCAGCTCAAAAGATAGAAGTCTTGCAAATAATCAAAGAAATGTATTAGTAAATGATGCCATTGATAATTTAATGAAAGAAGCAGTATCATTAACTGGTGGATTAACAGGTGCTGCAAACTATTTAGGTAAATATTTTAATGTAGGACTTACTTTAAACTATCTATCTACAAAAGGGGTTGCACAAGTTTTAGATGAAACAACTTTATTAACTTTAGAGAATAAAGAAGCTTCATTTTTAGCTGGAGGAACTTTAAATATTAAGACCCAAACAACAACAGCAGAAGGTCTACCAACAACAGCATTAAAAGAGATTAAGTATGGTTTACAACTTGATATAAATGCTCAAAATATTGTAGATGATAATTTTATTAATTTGAATATAGTTACAAAATCTAGTAATGCAGATTTTGCAAATACAGTTGATGGAATACCAAATATTACAGAGAAATCAATTGTAACTAATGTAGTTGTTGAAAATAGATCAACAATTGTTTTAGGTGGTTTAATTAATAGAACAAGTGCTGATGATATTGAGAAAATACCCTTACTTGGAGATATTCCTATCTTAGGATTTTTATTTACAAGTAAATCTTTTAAAGAGGGTAAAAGTGAATTAGTATTTTTTATTACTCCTGAGATTGTAGACCCAAGGTCAAATAATCAAGGAGATGAATTTAAAGATAAAACTTCATTTACTGAAATCATTGACAAAAAATTTGATGCAGAAGTAGATGAAATTAAAAAAGAAAAAGGGATAAAAGAAGATGAAAAATCAAAAGATGAAAAGAGCAGCAATTGA
- the tgt gene encoding tRNA guanosine(34) transglycosylase Tgt: MEFKIDATSHHKARACTIKTAHSEIKTPVFMPVGTQATVKALDANDLLSMGAKIILGNTYHLYLRPGSKLVKKFGGLHGFSKFPNSFLTDSGGFQAFSLSDNSKPDENGIMFKSHIDGSKHYFTPQSVLDTQYDLGSDIMMILDDLVALPNTKERIKKSIERTTKWAQEAITYHKEQQAKGIGVEQNIFAIIQGGTDKEFRKMSAQQLCALTDFDGFAIGGLSVGEPNQDMYDTVEWTTDFMPLDKPRYLMGVGTPEDLIENIERGVDMFDCVMPTRNARNGTLFTSIGRVNIKKAMYKEDASPVDEECDCYTCQNFTKAYLNHLFKANEITYFRLASMHNIRYYLNLMTKAREAILADNWVEFKKEFYAKRGK; encoded by the coding sequence ATGGAATTTAAAATTGATGCAACTTCACATCATAAAGCAAGAGCATGTACAATTAAGACAGCACACAGTGAGATAAAAACTCCTGTTTTTATGCCTGTTGGAACACAAGCAACTGTAAAAGCTCTTGATGCAAATGACCTGCTATCTATGGGTGCAAAAATCATCTTAGGAAACACTTACCATTTATATTTAAGACCAGGAAGTAAATTAGTAAAAAAATTTGGTGGACTTCATGGATTTTCAAAGTTTCCAAACTCATTTTTAACAGACTCAGGAGGTTTCCAAGCTTTCTCTTTAAGTGATAACTCAAAACCTGATGAAAATGGGATTATGTTTAAATCTCATATAGATGGAAGTAAACACTATTTCACTCCTCAAAGTGTGCTTGATACACAATATGATTTAGGAAGTGATATTATGATGATTTTAGATGACCTTGTAGCTTTACCTAATACAAAAGAGAGAATTAAAAAGTCTATTGAAAGAACTACTAAATGGGCACAAGAAGCTATTACTTATCATAAAGAGCAACAAGCAAAAGGTATTGGAGTAGAGCAAAATATCTTTGCAATTATCCAAGGTGGAACAGATAAAGAGTTTAGAAAAATGAGTGCCCAACAACTTTGTGCTTTAACTGACTTTGATGGTTTTGCTATTGGAGGTTTATCTGTTGGAGAACCAAATCAAGATATGTATGATACAGTTGAATGGACAACTGATTTTATGCCACTTGATAAACCAAGATACCTAATGGGAGTTGGAACACCAGAGGATTTAATTGAAAACATCGAAAGAGGTGTTGATATGTTCGATTGTGTTATGCCAACAAGAAATGCTAGAAATGGAACACTTTTTACAAGTATTGGAAGAGTAAATATTAAAAAAGCTATGTATAAAGAAGATGCTTCACCAGTGGATGAAGAGTGTGATTGTTATACTTGTCAAAACTTTACAAAAGCATATTTAAATCATCTTTTCAAAGCAAATGAGATTACCTACTTTAGACTTGCATCAATGCACAATATTAGATACTATTTAAATCTTATGACAAAAGCAAGAGAGGCTATTTTAGCTGATAACTGGGTAGAGTTTAAAAAAGAGTTTTATGCAAAAAGAGGAAAATAA
- a CDS encoding DNA-processing protein DprA: MINKIEFKINELNSMKSYPKELFYIGNLKLLKKRKIAMVGSRKPNLYAQKMTHLLASGLSKRDMTIVSGAAIGVDSIAHKAAGAKNSIAVVANGLDIRYPAINKKLIEEIEKDGLMLSSYKKGEKARVYTFIERNELVVALSEILIVTYADENSGTLSSINYALKMGKKVYTIPHRLEESKGTQKLLDEGLITPIHSIEKFLNSFGEEKQNDNAFEKYLKTFPTYEDAVSKYASKIFELELEGKIKIERGFIKPLF, from the coding sequence ATGATAAATAAAATTGAATTTAAAATTAATGAACTGAACTCAATGAAAAGCTACCCAAAAGAACTATTTTATATTGGTAATTTAAAATTACTAAAAAAAAGAAAAATAGCCATGGTAGGCTCAAGAAAACCTAATTTATATGCTCAAAAGATGACTCACCTTCTAGCAAGTGGACTTAGTAAAAGAGATATGACTATTGTAAGTGGTGCTGCTATTGGCGTTGACAGTATTGCCCATAAAGCTGCTGGAGCAAAAAATAGTATTGCAGTTGTTGCAAATGGTTTAGATATAAGATATCCTGCTATAAATAAAAAACTTATTGAAGAGATTGAAAAAGATGGCTTAATGCTTAGTTCTTATAAAAAAGGTGAGAAAGCAAGGGTATATACTTTTATTGAAAGAAATGAACTAGTTGTTGCTTTAAGTGAGATTCTTATTGTAACTTATGCAGATGAAAATAGTGGAACTCTTAGCTCTATTAATTATGCACTTAAAATGGGCAAAAAAGTCTATACTATACCCCATAGATTAGAAGAGAGTAAGGGAACACAAAAACTACTTGATGAAGGTCTAATTACTCCTATTCATTCAATTGAAAAATTTCTTAACAGTTTCGGAGAAGAGAAACAAAATGATAATGCCTTTGAAAAATACCTAAAAACTTTTCCTACTTATGAAGATGCGGTAAGTAAATATGCAAGTAAAATTTTTGAACTTGAATTGGAAGGTAAAATTAAAATAGAAAGAGGATTTATTAAACCCCTTTTCTAA
- a CDS encoding type II secretion system F family protein: MNEVVLFFIITIPVLLITFLTYLYSFYLRLNNQRKIINILVNTNSKILDKKRANNKDNQKVNWLTKKLYYAGFTASGAEYIFVFISVVFSFLLSFFVFFIVQSKIVFIFTFIVFSFLPYLVLVKLIKVREEEFNFNLKEIIDKVTSMMKSGVGFEQALKKSIVTCKSEFTRKVFNIYMNEKSVIGEDKCFEKMFRLVESKELRIFYLTISIGRKSGGKFSNTLEKLRKTLHDQGEIKQEITSSTKEIRVGTYMIIGLIVFTYIMMDNALNNSLSAHFFGSDIGKVQMFFIIAWIALGLFINSLLTKIK; encoded by the coding sequence ATGAATGAAGTAGTTCTATTTTTTATCATTACTATTCCAGTTTTACTAATAACTTTTTTAACATATTTATATTCATTTTATTTAAGATTAAATAATCAAAGAAAAATTATAAATATTTTAGTTAATACAAATAGTAAAATTCTTGATAAAAAAAGAGCTAATAATAAGGATAATCAAAAAGTTAATTGGCTTACAAAAAAACTTTATTATGCAGGTTTTACAGCTTCAGGAGCAGAATATATTTTTGTATTTATCTCTGTAGTTTTCTCTTTCTTACTTAGTTTTTTTGTCTTTTTTATAGTTCAATCAAAAATTGTTTTTATCTTTACTTTTATTGTGTTCTCTTTTTTACCTTATTTAGTTCTAGTGAAACTAATAAAAGTTAGAGAAGAGGAGTTTAACTTTAATCTAAAAGAGATAATCGACAAAGTAACAAGTATGATGAAAAGTGGTGTAGGTTTTGAACAAGCTTTGAAAAAATCAATTGTCACTTGTAAATCAGAATTTACAAGAAAAGTATTTAATATTTATATGAATGAAAAATCAGTAATTGGTGAAGATAAATGTTTTGAAAAAATGTTTAGATTAGTAGAGTCAAAAGAGCTTAGAATCTTTTATCTAACAATTTCTATTGGTAGAAAATCGGGAGGTAAATTTTCAAATACTTTAGAAAAACTAAGAAAAACTTTACATGACCAAGGGGAGATAAAACAGGAGATAACCTCTTCAACAAAAGAGATTAGAGTTGGTACTTATATGATTATTGGGCTTATCGTTTTTACTTATATTATGATGGATAATGCTTTAAACAATTCTTTAAGTGCACACTTTTTTGGAAGTGATATTGGTAAAGTGCAGATGTTTTTTATTATAGCTTGGATTGCACTTGGACTTTTTATAAATAGTTTATTAACAAAGATAAAATGA